Proteins encoded within one genomic window of Klebsiella sp. RIT-PI-d:
- a CDS encoding 1,4-beta-xylanase: MRQQWTTEQANDWYQQQGWMCGFNYLPRTAVNWTELWQADTFDLATIDRELGWAQATGYNTLRINLPFIVWQYDRDGLIDRINAFLTLAAQHRFRTMLTLMDDCGFSGDQPYLGPQKAPVPGIHNSQAAASPGRDNVCDYAVWPHIERYVRDIIHTFRDDRRIVVWDLYNEPGNRSSFASGTQEVLYDEKLEYFALQLMTHAFQWAREEDPVQPLTVAAWHLSQDPDEPETEIYQHPVDQAALALSDIISFHAYVSTAKMVKTIRHVEQWGRPVFCTEWLARHVGSTFEAQLPLMHGCNVVPYQWGLVRGKTQTVIPWPGLLKEQGDYAHLWFHDVFDENGIPFQRTELDLVSCLSRIPLHPRG, encoded by the coding sequence ATGCGTCAGCAATGGACTACGGAACAAGCAAATGACTGGTATCAGCAGCAGGGATGGATGTGCGGGTTTAACTATTTACCGCGAACGGCGGTCAACTGGACGGAGTTATGGCAGGCCGACACTTTCGATCTGGCGACTATCGATCGGGAGCTGGGATGGGCGCAGGCCACAGGCTATAACACGCTGCGTATTAATCTGCCGTTTATCGTCTGGCAGTACGATCGCGACGGGTTAATCGATCGTATTAACGCGTTTTTAACCCTCGCCGCGCAGCACCGTTTTCGTACTATGCTGACGCTGATGGACGATTGCGGCTTCTCTGGCGATCAGCCTTACCTCGGGCCGCAGAAAGCGCCTGTCCCCGGCATACATAACAGCCAGGCGGCAGCCAGTCCCGGGCGTGACAACGTCTGCGATTATGCCGTCTGGCCGCACATTGAGCGCTACGTGCGCGATATCATTCATACCTTCCGTGACGATCGGCGCATCGTGGTCTGGGATTTATACAATGAGCCGGGCAACCGGAGTAGCTTTGCCAGCGGTACACAAGAGGTATTGTACGATGAAAAGCTGGAGTATTTTGCCCTGCAACTCATGACCCACGCGTTCCAGTGGGCGAGAGAAGAAGATCCGGTACAGCCGTTAACGGTGGCCGCGTGGCATCTGTCGCAGGACCCGGATGAGCCAGAGACTGAGATTTATCAACATCCTGTTGACCAGGCGGCGCTGGCGCTTTCCGATATCATCAGTTTTCACGCCTATGTAAGCACCGCAAAAATGGTCAAAACCATCCGTCATGTGGAACAGTGGGGGCGTCCTGTATTTTGTACCGAATGGCTGGCCCGCCACGTTGGCAGTACTTTTGAGGCGCAATTACCGCTGATGCACGGCTGTAACGTAGTGCCGTATCAATGGGGGCTGGTGCGCGGAAAAACGCAGACCGTTATACCGTGGCCGGGTCTGCTGAAAGAGCAGGGCGATTATGCCCATCTCTGGTTTCATGATGTGTTTGATGAAAATGGCATTCCGTTTCAACGCACTGAACTCGACCTGGTATCATGCCTGTCGCGTATCCCGCTGCATCCGCGTGGCTGA
- a CDS encoding LacI family DNA-binding transcriptional regulator, translating into MKKKEKITMNDIARDAGVSQATVSLILNNAQSSKLSEETRQRVIQTAQKLGYKKIAPPHQSEGQEEIALLINAMPGYDPFTEAFNQARDAAWRNNTLLTIYDYGDDNQLAIHIIRQLEQRRCAGIILASPITRAIDFAPFENCIRIPLILLNVYDRHYPMVPTFLPNDYANAFQITRHLIAQGATRIAHITGDRWMDASRHRQEGYCAALSQAGLPCDATLIRHTQWQLNESYQATCQLMQSAAPPDAIFCASDWIALGCYQALAELQISIPQQVMVAGYDDQHYTTQLTPPLTSIQLPYAELSRLAVEYLCEGEDAATQVIMTGKLRIRASTQR; encoded by the coding sequence ATGAAAAAGAAAGAGAAAATCACCATGAACGATATTGCTCGCGACGCGGGTGTATCGCAGGCTACGGTGTCACTGATCCTGAATAATGCGCAGAGCAGTAAACTCAGCGAGGAGACTCGCCAGCGAGTTATCCAGACGGCACAAAAGCTGGGCTACAAAAAAATTGCGCCTCCACATCAGTCTGAAGGTCAGGAAGAGATCGCGCTTCTGATCAATGCGATGCCCGGATACGATCCTTTCACGGAGGCCTTTAATCAGGCACGCGATGCCGCCTGGCGTAACAACACGTTACTGACGATTTATGACTACGGAGATGATAATCAGCTGGCTATTCATATCATCCGCCAGCTTGAGCAGCGGCGCTGCGCCGGGATCATTCTTGCCTCACCGATCACCCGCGCCATCGATTTCGCCCCGTTTGAAAATTGCATCCGTATTCCCCTGATCCTGCTCAATGTCTACGACCGTCACTATCCGATGGTGCCCACGTTTTTACCCAACGATTACGCCAATGCATTTCAGATCACCCGCCACCTCATCGCCCAGGGCGCAACGCGTATTGCCCATATTACTGGCGATCGCTGGATGGATGCGTCCAGGCATCGTCAGGAAGGATATTGCGCTGCCCTGTCACAGGCCGGTCTTCCGTGCGATGCGACGTTAATACGTCATACTCAGTGGCAGCTTAATGAAAGTTATCAGGCAACCTGTCAGCTGATGCAGTCCGCTGCGCCTCCGGACGCGATATTTTGCGCCAGCGACTGGATCGCATTAGGGTGCTATCAGGCGCTGGCTGAGTTGCAAATCAGCATCCCGCAACAGGTGATGGTGGCAGGCTACGACGATCAGCATTACACCACTCAGTTGACTCCTCCATTGACCAGCATTCAGCTCCCTTACGCCGAGTTAAGCCGTCTGGCGGTGGAATACCTGTGTGAAGGAGAAGACGCGGCAACCCAGGTGATCATGACCGGAAAATTACGGATTCGAGCGTCCACACAGCGTTAA
- the proV gene encoding glycine betaine/L-proline ABC transporter ATP-binding protein ProV, which yields MAIKLEVKNLYKVFGEHPQRAFKYIEKGLSKEQILEKTGLSLGVKDASLAIEEGEIFVIMGLSGSGKSTMVRLLNRLIEPTRGQVLIDGVDIAKISDAELREVRRKKIAMVFQSFALMPHMTVLDNTAFGMELAGVSAAERQEKALDALRQVGLENYAHGYPDELSGGMRQRVGLARALAINPDILLMDEAFSALDPLIRTEMQDELVKLQAKHQRTVVFISHDLDEAMRIGDRIAIMQNGEVVQVGTPDEILNNPANDYVRTFFRGVDISQVFSAKDIARRSPVGLIRKTPGFGPRSALKLLQDEDREYGYVIERGNKYVGIVSIDSLKMALSQQQGIETALIESPLAVDAQTPLSELLSHVGQAPCAVPVVDEEQQYLGIISKRMLLQSLDREGANNG from the coding sequence ATGGCAATTAAATTAGAAGTTAAGAATCTATATAAAGTATTTGGTGAGCATCCACAGCGCGCATTCAAATATATCGAAAAAGGACTTTCGAAAGAGCAAATTCTGGAAAAAACTGGGCTATCGCTTGGCGTTAAAGACGCAAGTCTGGCCATTGAAGAAGGCGAGATATTTGTCATCATGGGATTATCCGGTTCGGGTAAATCCACAATGGTACGCCTTCTCAATCGCCTGATTGAACCCACCCGTGGACAGGTGCTGATTGACGGCGTAGATATCGCCAAAATATCAGATGCTGAACTCCGTGAGGTGCGCAGAAAGAAGATTGCTATGGTATTCCAGTCCTTCGCACTGATGCCCCATATGACCGTGCTGGATAATACCGCATTCGGTATGGAGCTGGCGGGCGTTTCAGCGGCAGAACGTCAGGAAAAGGCGCTGGACGCGCTGCGTCAGGTGGGTCTGGAAAATTATGCTCACGGCTATCCTGATGAACTCTCTGGCGGTATGCGCCAGCGCGTAGGTCTGGCCCGCGCGTTAGCGATTAACCCGGATATTTTGCTGATGGACGAAGCGTTCTCGGCACTCGACCCGCTTATTCGTACTGAGATGCAGGATGAGCTGGTAAAATTGCAGGCGAAACATCAACGTACCGTCGTGTTTATTTCTCACGATCTGGATGAAGCCATGCGCATCGGCGACCGTATTGCCATTATGCAAAATGGTGAAGTGGTTCAGGTGGGCACCCCTGATGAAATTCTGAATAACCCGGCCAATGATTATGTCCGCACCTTCTTCCGCGGCGTGGATATTAGCCAGGTATTCAGCGCCAAAGATATTGCCCGCCGCAGCCCGGTCGGTTTGATTCGTAAAACCCCAGGTTTCGGTCCGCGTTCTGCGCTCAAATTATTGCAGGATGAAGATCGTGAATACGGTTATGTCATCGAGCGTGGCAATAAATATGTCGGCATTGTCTCTATCGATTCGCTGAAAATGGCGCTTAGCCAACAGCAGGGTATCGAAACGGCGTTAATTGAGTCGCCGCTGGCCGTAGATGCGCAAACGCCACTCAGCGAATTGCTCTCCCACGTAGGTCAGGCGCCCTGTGCCGTTCCGGTGGTGGACGAAGAGCAACAATACCTTGGCATCATCTCAAAACGCATGTTGCTACAGTCTTTAGATCGCGAGGGGGCTAACAATGGCTGA